One part of the Pandoraea faecigallinarum genome encodes these proteins:
- a CDS encoding EscV/YscV/HrcV family type III secretion system export apparatus protein — protein sequence MPVALLNDLRGRPEIVILILMSCVIAMLVIPLPTYLVDFLIGINIAISVLLFLGAFHIERILNFSSFPSMLLITTLFRLALSISTTRLILIDADAGKIIDSFGQFVIGDSLAVGFVVFAIVTIVQFIVIAKGSERVAEVAARFSLDGMPGKQMSIDADVKAGTLDNDGARERRSVLERESQLYGSFDGAMKFVKGDAIAGIVIIFVNLIGGIIVGMTQRGMELGGALTTYTTLTIGDGLVAQIPALLISVAAGFVVTRVNGEADNMGRTIISQLMGNRFVLGATALLTLIIGTLPGFPFVTFALLSCLLALACYFARPTPSAQGRTGKAGAAADAAGKASKSAGGAQAASSLASIDDLDNVAPATAPLAVVIPSPQVPAFEAATFAQRVRSQFFTDFGVHLPELLLRGSPTIHESRAAVYINEVRADEFVIFYDRVRVDAYTAEIAALGFEPVFSGPERGRCAWVTPDQGETLAAMHHLTHPPADELYQSLAVLLTRHVNEFFGIQETKKLLDLVEQHYPDLVKEVLRHVALQRVAEILQRLVMERISVRNMKLVMEVLAMWAPREKDVLNLVEHVRGALGRYICNKFLRNGELRVVMLSAEIEESVRRSIRQTAGGAFVNMDPKDAESLLDRVALALDGSGRPHKDIVLLASVDVRRFVKKLAETRFRDLEVLSFGELVDGVSVNVISTI from the coding sequence ATGCCCGTCGCGTTGCTCAACGACCTGCGCGGCCGTCCCGAGATCGTCATTCTGATCCTGATGTCCTGCGTGATCGCCATGCTGGTGATCCCGCTGCCGACGTATCTGGTCGACTTTCTCATCGGCATCAACATCGCGATTTCCGTGCTGCTGTTTCTGGGGGCGTTCCACATCGAAAGGATTCTGAACTTTTCGTCGTTCCCGTCGATGTTGCTGATCACCACACTGTTCCGGCTGGCATTGTCGATCAGCACGACGCGCCTCATCCTCATCGATGCCGATGCAGGCAAGATCATCGATTCGTTCGGGCAGTTCGTCATCGGCGACAGTCTGGCGGTCGGCTTCGTGGTGTTCGCCATCGTCACGATCGTGCAATTCATCGTGATCGCCAAGGGGTCGGAGCGCGTCGCCGAAGTCGCGGCGCGCTTTTCGCTCGACGGCATGCCGGGCAAGCAGATGAGCATCGACGCCGACGTGAAGGCAGGCACGCTCGATAACGACGGCGCGCGCGAGCGACGCAGCGTGCTGGAGCGCGAGAGTCAGCTGTACGGGTCGTTCGACGGCGCGATGAAGTTCGTCAAGGGCGACGCCATCGCCGGCATCGTCATCATCTTCGTCAACCTGATCGGCGGCATCATTGTCGGCATGACGCAGCGGGGCATGGAACTCGGCGGCGCCCTCACGACGTACACGACACTCACCATCGGCGATGGCCTCGTCGCCCAGATTCCGGCGCTGCTGATCTCGGTCGCGGCAGGCTTCGTCGTCACGCGCGTGAACGGCGAGGCGGACAACATGGGACGCACGATCATCAGCCAGTTGATGGGCAACCGCTTCGTGCTCGGTGCGACGGCACTGCTCACGCTGATTATCGGCACATTGCCGGGTTTCCCGTTCGTCACGTTCGCGTTGCTGTCCTGCTTGCTGGCGCTCGCCTGCTACTTCGCCAGACCGACGCCTTCGGCCCAGGGCAGGACCGGCAAGGCCGGCGCGGCAGCCGACGCGGCGGGAAAAGCCTCCAAAAGCGCGGGCGGTGCGCAGGCCGCGAGTTCGCTCGCGTCGATCGACGATCTCGACAACGTTGCGCCGGCGACCGCGCCGCTGGCCGTCGTGATTCCCTCGCCGCAGGTGCCGGCGTTCGAGGCCGCGACGTTCGCGCAGCGCGTGCGCAGCCAGTTCTTCACGGACTTCGGCGTCCATCTGCCCGAACTTCTGTTGCGAGGCTCGCCGACGATCCACGAGTCTCGGGCCGCCGTGTACATCAACGAAGTTCGCGCCGACGAGTTCGTGATCTTCTACGACCGTGTGCGTGTCGACGCGTATACCGCCGAAATCGCCGCGCTCGGCTTCGAGCCCGTCTTCTCCGGCCCGGAGCGCGGCCGGTGCGCGTGGGTCACCCCCGACCAGGGGGAAACACTCGCCGCGATGCATCACCTCACGCATCCGCCGGCCGACGAGCTGTACCAGAGCCTTGCCGTGCTGCTGACGCGCCACGTCAATGAGTTTTTCGGGATTCAGGAGACGAAGAAGCTGCTCGATCTGGTGGAGCAGCATTACCCCGATCTGGTCAAGGAAGTGCTGCGCCACGTGGCGTTGCAGCGCGTGGCGGAAATCCTCCAGCGTCTGGTCATGGAGCGGATTTCCGTGCGCAACATGAAACTCGTCATGGAAGTGCTCGCCATGTGGGCACCGCGCGAGAAGGACGTGCTCAACCTCGTCGAACATGTGCGCGGTGCGCTCGGGCGTTACATCTGCAACAAGTTTCTGCGCAACGGCGAGTTGCGTGTCGTCATGCTATCCGCCGAAATTGAGGAGAGCGTGCGTCGCTCGATTCGGCAGACGGCTGGCGGCGCGTTCGTGAACATGGACCCCAAGGACGCCGAGTCGCTGTTGGACCGTGTCGCGCTGGCGCTCGACGGCTCGGGGCGTCCGCACAAGGATATCGTGCTGCTCGCCTCGGTGGACGTGCGCCGATTCGTGAAGAAGCTGGCCGAGACCCGGTTCCGGGATCTGGAGGTGCTGTCGTTCGGCGAGCTGGTCGACGGTGTGTCCGTCAACGTCATTAGCACGATCTGA